CACAATTGCAGGTAGTAGCAGCCATCGGTGGAATTGTCACAGGGCTCGGATCAAAAGGTATCTTGAGACAATACTTGGACGAAGAAATGAGTTCCTTCTCCCCTTCTAGAGAACTTTTAGAAAATCGCAAAAAACTGGAAGAATCCCATTCCATTTATACTTCTTTGGAAAACGGAACATCCAAGGACGAGGTTGCGTTCGAGTTGGTAGAATCCGCAACCAGAATCATCATTGGAGTGATTTTAGAAAGAGGACTTAAAAAATTAGATGGGGATCCTAAAAACGAAAGAGCCGCTCTAATCCACTCTTATAACCTAGATAGCTCGGCTTTATTAGAATATAATAAGATCCGAATTGAAAATAAGAAGAGCCCGGCCCTAGTTTAGGGCTCTTTTACGTTTCCAATTTTCGATGATTTGATACATGCGCAGCGGATAGATCAGAAATCTATCCGCGAACATCATCAGAGTGAATATTTTAGAAGGTAATACTTTCTTTTTATTCCGGCGGATCCCTGAGACTACCGCCGAAGCGACTTGTTTAGGGGTTTGAGAAGGAAAAGGCACCGGCACCTTCTTACCGGCAGCATCGAAAAAATTCGTTCGAGTAGCGATCGGATAAACGATCATCAGTCTATGAGGTTTTTTCAATTCGAACCGAAATGCTTCTGCAAAAGAATGTACTGCGGCCTTAGTTGCGGAATACAACGCATAACCTGGGATCGAAAGAAAACTCATAGCGGATGCGGTAATGATATAATAAACCGGATTGGAATATTCCGCCTGGATCTTTTGTAAGCCATAGATAGCCGAAAAAACATTTGTCTGGAAAATTTTCTCAATACGTTTCCAATCCGGATTTTTGATCTCTTCGTAGTATGCAAAACCTGCATTCGCATAAAAGATATCGATACCACCCAAAACCTTTTCAGCTTCCTTAAAAATTTTATCCACATTCTCGGAAGAGGAAACATCACACTTGAATTTTTTCACTCTATCGTCCGAAACTTCTAAACGAGAAGGATCTAGATCAACCGCTAAAATTTTAACATCTTCGAATTTAAGAAGTTTGAGTAAAGTTTCCTTACCTATTCCGGATGCTGCTCCGGTGATCACGATACGTTTTCCTCTAATATCCATTTTCCCTTCCCTTTAGATCTTGGAGAAATTAATTTAATCAGGCTATTTGGAAAGCAAAAATACTATTCCTTCAATTAACATGAACATTTGTTCATAAAATTAATTACTCAAAGGCTCCATCTCGAATAAATAATAAATTATTTATTCACACTTTGCCTAAAGGATCCAAAAATATCTTTCCTTTCAAAATATCTTTTAAACAATCGTTACGTCTTATTCCAAGACGTTATGTATTAAATCCGGACTTGTTCCAGGATACTCTAAATGATACAAAAATATTTTTATCATCTTTTCGAAACGATTCACAGAAAAGTTTCCTATACATTCTCTATCGTTGCGTTTTCCTTAACCGGCGGATGGTTCGGAGCGGTTTACGCCTATTTTTTCGGGCAGGCGACAATCCCGATGTTTTCGGTACAAACACATTACCCGATCATTCTCTCTTTTTTCTTAGCAACAATCTTAGTTACGATCCTGCATGGCATCCAATACGGATTATTAGCTCGCCTAGGTTTTTCCGGGATCGAAATTCATATCAGAAGAATTAATAAGGCTTTAAATCACAACTCTTCCTTGCGCAGACTCGATTCGGAAGAATTGGACCTAATCTTATCCGATCTAATTAAATTACCTACTCATAATATGATTACCGCATTAGGTTATGGATGTTTTGTATTTTTAGTCAATGTGGCATCCTATTTGATATTCAATTACGATCTAAAAGAGCTTTGGTATATATTTTTAGGATGGTCGGCGGCCATTTTCGTTTATTGCGGTTTTAGTTATATCATTACGGATTATATCACGGGTCCTAAAAGAGTAATGTTAAAAAAAGTTCTGCTGAGCAGATCCTATTCTTCCAATTTCCCGTCCGGATTTTTAGGATTAAAGGGAAAATTCGGATTTTTACTTTCTTTAGTATTACTTTCCCTAAGTATATTAGCGGTTTATGTAGGACTAAGACCGAATTCTTATTTAGAGATCGTTTTTTTTATCGGACTCACCTTCTTTGCGGCGACAATACTCATTATATTATATTTTCAATCTATTTCGACTACATTAGAGCAGATCGGAAAATCCGCCAACGATCTGGCAGCAGGCGGCCCGGGAAAATTACCTTTGGTCTCGAATGACAAAGAATTTCTGGGATTTGCAAGGGATTTCGCCAAAGCGACAGGAGAGATCGGAAGGATCAGGGAACATCTTCAGTCTTTAGTGGAAGAAAAAACTTCGGAACTCAGAGAAACATTACGTACTGTAGAAGAACTTAAAAAACAACAGGATGGGGATTACTTTCTAACTTCTCTTTTGATCAAACCCTTAGGGATCAATCGAACTACCGGAAGAAAAGCCAAGGTCGATTTTCTAATTAAACAAAAAAAGAATTTCGTATTTAAAGGAAAAGAAAGCGAGATAGGCGGAGACATTTGTATCGCACAAGAAATCATTTTAAGAGGAAAGGAATACACAGTATTCTTGAATGCGGATGCCATGGGGAAATCTCTCCAAGGAGCAGGAGGTGTTCTTGTTCTGGGAGCGGCATTCCACTCCATTCTACAAAGAACTCTAACAAACGAAAACACCTACTCTTTATATGCAGAAAAATGGATCAAAAACGCTTTTACCGAGTTACATAAATTATTCCAGGGATTCGATGGAAGTATGTTGGTTTCCATGGTTTTGGGCGTTTTAGACGAACAGGCAGGTATATTATACTATATTAATGCAGAACATCCTTGGTCCGTTCTATACAGGGATGGAAAAGCCTCCTTCTTAGAAGAAAGTTTACAATATAGAAAATTAGGGACTCCCGGCATGGAGGGAAGTTTAAGTGTAAAAATTTTTAGACTCCAACCCGCGGATGTTTTGGTGATCGGGTCCGACGGAAGAGACGATTTAGAGATCTCCACAAAGTCGGGAGAAAAAACTATGAACGAAGATGAGTCCTTGTTCATGAAAATAGTGGAATCCTCCGATGGAAATCTCCAAAAGATCCTATCTAATTTGGAAGAGAAAGGAAGGATCACGGATGATCTTTCTCTTTTGCGGATAGAATACGATCCCGGAAAATCTTCAAACAAAACTAAGGCTGGGAAAGAAGTCCAAAATTTAAGTAAAAAAGCGAAAGAATTCTTAAAAAATAAGAATATCCCGGAAGCAATCCTTACAATAGAAGAGGCCTTAAACATTTCTCCGGAAAACCAAATATTAAAACGTGATTTGATCAGACTTCATTATAAAAATGGGAATCACCAAGATGCCTGCCTGCTTATGGATACTTATGTGGAAGAAAATCCAGGTGATACGGATATGATCTATACAGCTTCTTTCTGTTTCAAAAAGATCGGAAACTTCAATCGTTCCTTAGAACTTGCAGAAAGGATCCAGCTTCGTAATCCAGGGATCCCGGCAAATCTTGCTCATATAGCAGACTTAAATCTAAAATTAGGAAGATCCGAAAAAGCCGCCAACTTCGCCAAACTGAGTCTCGAATTGGATCCGGAAAATGAAAAGGCTTCCGAGATCCTAAAAAAATTAAACGGAAAATCCTAATCGGATCTATATTAAATTTTCTAGATTCGCTCTAGCGGAAGAAGATCCTAATGCCGCGATCCTATCCGATTCTATAATATGATTTCCTTTTTTATCCGACCAAGCCAAATTCAATATAGACTTAGCAACTGTCTTTGCATGAATAGATCTGTATTTTTTAAGAGGACCTAAAAGCAGAGGATTGATCAGGAAAGCAAGTTTTGACCCTATCTTCTCCCCTAACCTGAATTCTTTTCGATCCCCTTCCAAAAGAGAAGGCCTAAAAATCCCGAATGTCTCAAAACCAAGTTTAGAAATTTCGGCCTCTACTTCTCCTTTTACCTGATTATAAAATACGAAAGAATTTGGATCCGCTCCGAGTGCGGTCACTATAAAAAAAGATCTTACACCCTTCTCCTTTGCTGCTTTAGCAAACCGGACCGGGTATTCTAAATCTACTTTTTTAAAATTTTCCTTAGAACCCGCTTTGCCGATCGTCGTTCCTAAAGTACAAAATGCGTCAGTTACACCTTTAGGAAACTCGGAGAGATTTTCCCAATCGGTAAGTATCAATTCTAATTTGGAATGGGTCCATTCTAACGGTTTTCGGACCAAAAGATAAACCTTGTCCCAAGACGGATCGATCAATAATTCCTGTACAAGTTCTCCACCGACGAGTCCGGTCCCGCCAGCAATGATCGCGATTCTATGGTCCATTCTTCCATCCTGTTCCAGCCAAGATCTGATCGATCCGGGTTTTATGTAAAAGTTCCACTGATTCGTATGTTTATTTCGGAATTATAACATTCCTTTTGTTATTCGATTCAGTCGAAAACAATAAGAAACGATTGAAGCAAAAATGAAAAGGAGTATTTTAGGGAGCTATGCCTATCAAAGATTATCTACCTAAGTTTCTTTGTAATATTCTGGATATAACAGATCGAAGTAAAATGGACGATTCCGTCCGTAAGGTTTTAGAAAACGAGGAAATAATAGGCGCCTATGTATCCAACGCCTTCCGATATCTGCTTCTAATATTTTTTGCGGCTCAGTTGGCCTTAAACTGGAAAAGTGGAGATGCGCTCGTAAACGGGATCGCTTTCGGGATTTTCACCGTGGTTACGATCGGACACTCATATGTGATCCGGACCTGCACTCATTGGGCAATTAAAGGTTTTTCTTATCTTGCATTGGTTGCAGACTTTTTTGTGATCAGTTCTTTATTATTATATTATACTCTTCACGAAAATTCATTCGATCTTGGATTTGCGATCAAAAATCCGATCATGAATTTCCTATTCTTCCCCCTCGCATTTTCATTGATCCAATTCAGATTAAGATACGTGGTTTTAAGCGTAATCTTATTCTATCTGGTTTATTTCGGGATCTTCTCCTATGCGTTAATATACGATAAGATGGTATTCGCAAAAGATTGGGGAGATTATGTGATGGGACCGAATGTCCTGGTCACTGACGCATTATTCGGAAGACCTATGGTCTATCTGATCCTTGCATTTTTCTTTTCTTTCGGTATATTAAGAACTCTGATCATGATCAGACGAATTGGAGAAGGAGAAGCGCAAAGATCCTTACTTTCTCGTTACTTCTCCCCCGGAATGGTGGAAGAAATGATGACTAACCCGAACGTATTGGAAGGAAGAAGACAAACTGCCACCATATTATTCACCGATATACGCAATTTCACGGCGCTTTCAGAAAATATGGATCCTATAGAACTAAGCAGATTCCTTTCTTCCATTAGAGAAACATTAACTGATTGCGTTTTCGAATTCGGCGGGACTTTAGACAAATATATAGGCGATGCTGTTATGGCAACATTCGGAACTCCTTATCCATCCGCAGATCCTGCCTCGGATGCGATTCGTGCATTACAATGCGGACAGAAGATGTTGGAAAAATTAGGAGAATTTAATAAGGCAAGAGGATCCAAAGGACTAGAACCTGTAAGGATCGGAATTGGGATCCATACGGGAGAAGTTTTCTCCGGAAATATAGAAACGAGCAGAAGAGCTGAATTCACAGTGATCGGAGACGCGGTCAACACAGCTTCCAGGATCGAATCTCTTACTAAAAACTTCGGAAAAGAATTATTAGTCTCGGAAGAAACATGGAAACTTGCAGGCGCAAATTTCAGAGGAGAAACTCTTCCTCCAGTACAAGTAAAAGGAAAAGAAAAACCTGTAACTGTAGTAGCTGTGGGAGCTTAAAATTTAGGATTTGCGTAAACTCCGCGTGAATAAAAATCGAATGATCGGGCTGCACGCGGAGATTTAGAAGTGAATAGTTACTTACTTCACTCCGGCTTTTTGTAATTCCTTCCCGAGCTGTCCGGTAATCGTGCAGAAATACATTCTCCAATCACTCACGAAAGATTTGAACGGATAAATAAAAGTAGCAGGTCTGTTTTTTTCTAAGAAAAAATGTCCGATCCATGCGAAAAAGTATCCGCTAAACAATGCTCCCAGCAAGTACCAAGCGTTTAGATAGAAGATTGCGGAAACGATAAACACAAGAGCACATGTGGTTCCTATAAAATGGAATACCCGGTTCATCTTGTTCGAATGTTCTCTCAGATAGAATGGCCAGAATTCCTGCAGGGTTTCGTATTTTTTGTTTTCAGTCATCTTTGTCCCTCCGGAACTACATAATACGGCAGGGAAAAAGAATCCGCAACAACTTCTCATCCCTTTATAATAACACCCGTTATTTAAAGAGTTGGAGTTCCGACAAACCTTCCAGGGATTGGATATATTCCAGATAAGGTTTTATTTTAAATTTTTTAGAAGTAGAATCCGAGGACATATAACGGATATTTCCGAACACCGCTCTTTCCGGGGACCAAGGCCGGTCGAACGCACCAAAACACCATAGAATACCCGTATATGAATTCGGGTCCCTTCCATCATACGCATATTTATGATTCAAATCTTCTAATATACGAAATGCTTCTTCCGGAGAAGAAGACCATTCTATTACTTTTTTCCCCCAAAGCATTCTTAGATAATTTTGGATGGTCCCCGTAAGAACTAATTCTTTCTGAGCCGCATTCCAGATCGGATCATGGGTTTTTGCATTCTCAAATTCTTCCTTGGAATATACGTATTCTCTTTTATCTCCCCTATGAGCCTCCAAAGAAAGTTTTGCCCAATCCGGAAGAATGGAGAGATCTTTTCTAAAACTTGGCTCCTTATAAAACAAAAGATAACCCAGTTCCCTCCAGGTTAGAAGTTCATCTAAAAAAGAATTTATATTCGGATCCGGATGAAAGAAACCCTCATTCTTCCCTCTATAAGAATGATTTAATATATCAGGGCTCCAGCCTATTTTAGGATCCGATCCTAATACTGAAGTTACGATCTCATCTACTGAGATCATTCCAAAATGTAAATAAGGAGATAATGAGGATGCCTTAACTCTTTCAGGAGGTCTTGGCTCACTTCTTTCTTCCGAATAGAATGGAATTCCGTGTTTTAGGAATTTTTTGAGAAGGTCCAGCCCTTCTTTTCTTCCCCCAGTCTTACCAGGAACAGCAAGAATATTCGGAAACTTAGAGCTCATTTTTTGTAAATAGGTAGAGATGTCCTCCTTCTTCCCTGAAAATAAAAATTTAGGTTTTTTTAAAGATTCAGAACTTGGAATTCCTTTTGGATCCGGTTTAGGATTGGATCTATGTACATAAGATTCCACGAATCTATCATGAAGTTTAGGTCTTAAAACCCTGGCGTAGCCGAATGATTTTTCATAAGAAGCGAGTGGAGTGATAGAATTAGAATCCACGAGTAGAAGTTTACAATTTAGGTCTTGGGAAATCTTCTCCGCATGTAGCGGCAGGAAAAAACAAGGAAAATCATCCGTAATCACTATAGAAGCTTTTTCTAAAATACTTCGGGTGATCTCGGAAAGGGAATTCTCCTTAGTTTCCACAAAAGGCCAATACGTAAAACCGATACGGGCCGCGTCTTCTGCAGTATCACAAATTCCTTCTAAAAGAAATTGTTGGAGTCTAGGAGAACTCCATTCGAAATCCATCATGACGGTTTCGAAAATGACCAAAGGTTTTTGGAATTTTTTAGAAAGGTGGATGGAATAATCCAAAGAATGATTCCAGGCAATTCTTCGATTCGCTCGGATCCAATAGAGAATATATTCCCCTTCTTCTAAAACCGGCTTTCCGTTTCCTTCTCTTACCCGAATTAAATTTTTCTCTGAGAACAAATATAATATATCCTTATTTTTTTCTCACGCAGAGGCGCAAAGACGCGGAGATTTTTAGCATAACAATCAATATTCGTATGAACTCTATCGTGCAGGGATAGATATTTTAAACTATCTTCCTCTGCGGCTTCGTGTCTCTGCGTGCCAATCTTAGCCCGGTCCGAGCGAAGCGAAGGAGCAGCCATAATTCTCCCTTAGACTTCATTCCCTAAAAAACGGGAAATGAAAAATTCGGGGGTTTAAAAGGAATTTGGGCAATATTTTAGCACTCTATGACTGAAAGTGCTTGACCGCCCACCCCTGTTTCGGATTTCCTGGAATTTATATTCAAGCACTCATTTAATTCAAGTGCTAAGAGGAGAAAGTCATGGCGATTAAACCGCTAGGTGACCGTGTTTTGGTCGAGCCTAAACAAGAAGCTGAAGAAAAGATCGGCAGCATCTTCGTTCCTGATACGGCTAAAGAAAAACCGCAAGAGGGAAAAGTTGTAGAAGTAGGAAGCGGACGTTATGAAGACGGAAAGCTTATACCGCTAGAAGTGAAAGCCGGTGACGTCGTTCTGTACGGCAAATATTCCGGAACTGAAATTAAATCCGAAGGTAAAGAATACTTAATCATCCGCGAAAGCGACATTCTTGCCATCGTGAAAAAGTAATATACCGAGGAAATAAAAATGGCAAAAATTATCGAGTATGATGAATCGGCTAGACGTAAACTTTTAGAAGGCGTAAACAAACTTGCGAACGCTGTAAAAGTTACCCTTGGTCCTAAGGGAAGAAACGTAGTAATCGACAAAAAATTCGGATCTCCAACCATCACTAAGGACGGAGTTACCGTAGCAAAAGAGATCGAACTAGAGGATTCCATCGAGAACATGGGCGCTCAGATGGTAAAAGAAGTTTCCACAAAGACGAATGACGTTGCCGGAGACGGAACTACCACTGCTACTATTCTTGCTCAATCCATCGTTAACGAAGGTTTAAAAAACGTTACTGCAGGTGCAAACCCTATGGCGCTTAAACACGGTATCGATAAAGCGGTTGGCGCGGCAGTAGAGAGTATCAAAAAACGTTCAGTTAAGATCGAAAACAAAAAAGATATCGCTAACGTTGCGACTATCTCCGCAAACAACGACAAGGATATAGGAAATCTGATCGCAGATGCTATGGACAAAGTCGGAAAAGACGGAGTTATCACCGTAGAAGAAGCAAAATCCATCGAAACCACTTTAGACGTGGTAGAAGGTATGCAATTCGACCGTGGATACGTTTCTCCTTATATGGTAACCGATCCGGAAGCAATGATCGCAACTTTAAGCGATCCTTATATTCTAATCTACGACAAAAAGATCTCTTCTATGAGAGACCTTCTTCCTGTATTGGAAAAAGTCGCTCAAGCAGGAAGACCTTTAGTGATCATCGCGGAAGAAGTAGAAGGAGAAGCATTAGCTACTATCGTAGTGAACACTCTTCGTAAAACTATCTCTTGTGTGGCTGTTAAAGCTCCTGGATTCGGGGATCGTCGTAAAGCGATGTTGGAAGATATCGCAATCCTTACCGGTGGACAAGTGATTTCCGAAGACCTCGGAATGAAACTGGAAAACGCAACAGTTCAACAACTGGGACGTGCTAAAAAAGTTACCGTGGATAAAGAAAACACCACCATCATCGAAGGACAAGGTGCTTCTAAAGATATCCAAGGCCGCGTAGGTCAGATCAAAAAACAGATCGAAGATACTACTTCCGAGTACGATCGTGAAAAACTCCAAGAACGTCTAGCAAAACTTGCAGGCGGTGTTGCAGTGATCCATGTTGGTGCAGCTACGGAAGTGGAAATGAAAGAGAAAAAACACCGTGTGGAAGACGCACTTTCGGCTACCCGCGCTGCGGTAGAAGAAGGAATCGTTCCTGGTGGTGGATTAACTCTTCTAAAAGCTCAGGAAGCAGTTGCCGCTCTTAAATTAGAAGGCGACGAGGCTACCGGAGCAAAGATCATCTTCCGCGCATTAGAAGAACCGATCCGTATGATCACTTCTAACGCAGGTCTGGAAGGATCCGTGATCGTAGAACAAGCAAAAGGTAAAAAAGGAAACGAAGGTTTCAACGCACTTACTATGGTTTGGGAAGATCTACTACAAGCCGGAGTCGTTGACCCAGCTAAAGTAGTTCGTTCCGCACTCCAAAACGCTGCTTCTATCGGATCAATGTTGTTAACTACGGAAGTTACAATTACCGACAAACCTGAAAAAGACGGCGGCGGAATGCCTCCTATGGGTGGAATGGGCGGTATGGGAGGAATGGGCGGCATGATGTAATCTTGCCCTCTTTCCTTTCGGAAAAGTTAAAAGCCGGGGTTGAACAACCTCGGCTTTTTTATTATAACTTGATGCTGAACACCCTATCGATCTCTTTTCCGTCCTTAGTGATCGTATGACTATATAAGATATGTAGAATAGAGTATTTGCTGTATTTAGTCTTGGTCTCGTATTCCCAATCCCATAGAAGTCCTCCCATTCCTGGGATTGCCAAAATTCCCATCGCATGCAAGCCGTTCATATTATTTCCGTACTGTCTATAGTAGAATAATCCGGGACCTACAAGCATCAGATCTTCTTCTTTGGAAATTTTTTGGTTTCTATAATACAATAATCCTAAACCGAGCATATCGAATCTTCCGTCTTTTTCGGAAGAGAAATATCCTAGGACCGGAGGGATCAAAGTTGCAGTTCCGGAAGGATCAGAATGATAATAGGCTACAGGAAGGAAATTGGCGAGAGTCTCTTCCGGAGTGGACTTCCAACGAAGCCAAAGCAGATTCGTATCCGAATAATCATTTCGTCTTTCATATCCACCGAGAAGCCCCCCAAGAACAGCCACTCTAGTCCTTTCCTCTTCTACTTCCGTATGGATCAAACCTAGGAATAAATTGAAGTTCCTACGTTTCAAATAGGTTTCTTTATTTATATCAAAAATCCCCGCAAGTCCCCAGCGGTCCCAATCGCTGTCCTTATAACTATAAAAGCCGAATGCAAACCAGAATCTTGACTCTTTACTTTTCCTATAAAATGCGAGAGGAGCCAGACCGTAAGCGGTACGTTCCGGGTTATCCAAATAAAAAGCGGGACCGACCACTAATCTTTCTAAACCGGAATTCCCGGATTTATAATCGGTAATTAACAAAAAGTTTAAGTGTTTTTCTTTTCTGAAAGGATCGTTTGCGGATTCAAATCTATATATAGGGAAAAGATAAGATTTGAAATACATACTAGTCGTTTCTTCTTTTTTAAGATCCTTAACGGTATGCAATGTATTCGAAAAAAGGAAAAATGCGCTAAAATCCCTCCACTGATCTACAACCTTATCCGCACTTCCTTCCTTAGGTAAAACGGATTCGTATTTTGAATAATCGATCAACTTTAGGAATGTTATCTCTCTCTTGGAATATTCCTTATTTTCCGAGTTTTGTTTTTCGGAATATGTGTACATGAAAGGAAAATAGAAAGAAGAACTAGATTCCAGAGTTTTACTTCCGGAAGAGGAAAAAATCCCGAATGGATTCACATTAAAGGAATTCCAACTCCCCGTCTGGAATTCAGTCTTATCCGAATAATATAGAAGTCCCCAGGTGACCCTTTTTTTAAATAAATTCGGAATATTTTTTTCCCGATTGGAATAGAAAGGATAGATCGCAAAAGAACTCTCTTGGTCCGAACCTGAACCGCTTAATAGTCCTAATATATTCCATCCGGAGCCGTTTCCTTTTTTATAACCGTAATAAAGAATAGGCACAGTTGTATAACTTTCTAGGACCTTCTCCCCTTCCTTCTCCGAACCGGAAAAATAAAAAGGAAATAAATGGAAGTAACTAGAAGTCCTTTCCCCGTTTTTTTCTTCAGAAGAAGAAACCAGACCTAGGAAATTTCCTTTAGAAACGGAAGGAGAAGATTCATTATAATATACTAATATAAAAAGCGTACTTTCCGTGGTGTTTCGTTTATAGTAGATCGTAGGGAAAAACAAAAAGTCCACCTTAGTAGCTTGTTCCGAAGTTTCGGAAGCTCCCTTATATCTGGAATAATAATAGAATGGGGTGAGTAAAGAAGAGGATTCCTCTCCGTTCAATTCTTTCTTATTGGAATAAGCGGATAATAAAGTATAAAACTTGGATACATAAGCTTCTTCAGATGGAACTCTGATCTTAGAACCAAATCTCAAATAAATTGGTATGAAGAGACTATAGGATTTTTCTTGGAATAGATCCTGATCTCGGCTGGATTCGGTCCCGGAATGAAATAAAAATAATAGTACTGGCAAAGAATGAAAAGATTCGGTAGTAGTATTTCCTTCTACGATCTGTTTTCTATAATATAAAGGAGAAATTGTGCGGGAATGATCTTTAGACTCGTCATGAGCAACAAACGGAAAGATCCTAAATCCCCAAGAATCCGGTGAATAATACAAACGTGTGAGAGGCCAGAGAACTGAATAGTCTCTCACTTCTCCCTGTTTTCCCCTTAGGAAACCGAAAAGAAGATAAGACTCCTGAAAATCCGATCCTTTATCTTGGCGAGCATATATAGGTAGAACTGCCCCGACTGCAAAATAAGAATCATCCGCAATTTTGCTCGAGAAATAAAAAGGAAA
The nucleotide sequence above comes from Leptospira dzoumogneensis. Encoded proteins:
- a CDS encoding oxidoreductase, which translates into the protein MDHRIAIIAGGTGLVGGELVQELLIDPSWDKVYLLVRKPLEWTHSKLELILTDWENLSEFPKGVTDAFCTLGTTIGKAGSKENFKKVDLEYPVRFAKAAKEKGVRSFFIVTALGADPNSFVFYNQVKGEVEAEISKLGFETFGIFRPSLLEGDRKEFRLGEKIGSKLAFLINPLLLGPLKKYRSIHAKTVAKSILNLAWSDKKGNHIIESDRIAALGSSSARANLENLI
- a CDS encoding DUF962 domain-containing protein, encoding MTENKKYETLQEFWPFYLREHSNKMNRVFHFIGTTCALVFIVSAIFYLNAWYLLGALFSGYFFAWIGHFFLEKNRPATFIYPFKSFVSDWRMYFCTITGQLGKELQKAGVK
- a CDS encoding PP2C family protein-serine/threonine phosphatase; this encodes MIQKYFYHLFETIHRKVSYTFSIVAFSLTGGWFGAVYAYFFGQATIPMFSVQTHYPIILSFFLATILVTILHGIQYGLLARLGFSGIEIHIRRINKALNHNSSLRRLDSEELDLILSDLIKLPTHNMITALGYGCFVFLVNVASYLIFNYDLKELWYIFLGWSAAIFVYCGFSYIITDYITGPKRVMLKKVLLSRSYSSNFPSGFLGLKGKFGFLLSLVLLSLSILAVYVGLRPNSYLEIVFFIGLTFFAATILIILYFQSISTTLEQIGKSANDLAAGGPGKLPLVSNDKEFLGFARDFAKATGEIGRIREHLQSLVEEKTSELRETLRTVEELKKQQDGDYFLTSLLIKPLGINRTTGRKAKVDFLIKQKKNFVFKGKESEIGGDICIAQEIILRGKEYTVFLNADAMGKSLQGAGGVLVLGAAFHSILQRTLTNENTYSLYAEKWIKNAFTELHKLFQGFDGSMLVSMVLGVLDEQAGILYYINAEHPWSVLYRDGKASFLEESLQYRKLGTPGMEGSLSVKIFRLQPADVLVIGSDGRDDLEISTKSGEKTMNEDESLFMKIVESSDGNLQKILSNLEEKGRITDDLSLLRIEYDPGKSSNKTKAGKEVQNLSKKAKEFLKNKNIPEAILTIEEALNISPENQILKRDLIRLHYKNGNHQDACLLMDTYVEENPGDTDMIYTASFCFKKIGNFNRSLELAERIQLRNPGIPANLAHIADLNLKLGRSEKAANFAKLSLELDPENEKASEILKKLNGKS
- a CDS encoding deoxyribodipyrimidine photolyase, with product MFSEKNLIRVREGNGKPVLEEGEYILYWIRANRRIAWNHSLDYSIHLSKKFQKPLVIFETVMMDFEWSSPRLQQFLLEGICDTAEDAARIGFTYWPFVETKENSLSEITRSILEKASIVITDDFPCFFLPLHAEKISQDLNCKLLLVDSNSITPLASYEKSFGYARVLRPKLHDRFVESYVHRSNPKPDPKGIPSSESLKKPKFLFSGKKEDISTYLQKMSSKFPNILAVPGKTGGRKEGLDLLKKFLKHGIPFYSEERSEPRPPERVKASSLSPYLHFGMISVDEIVTSVLGSDPKIGWSPDILNHSYRGKNEGFFHPDPNINSFLDELLTWRELGYLLFYKEPSFRKDLSILPDWAKLSLEAHRGDKREYVYSKEEFENAKTHDPIWNAAQKELVLTGTIQNYLRMLWGKKVIEWSSSPEEAFRILEDLNHKYAYDGRDPNSYTGILWCFGAFDRPWSPERAVFGNIRYMSSDSTSKKFKIKPYLEYIQSLEGLSELQLFK
- a CDS encoding SDR family NAD(P)-dependent oxidoreductase; its protein translation is MDIRGKRIVITGAASGIGKETLLKLLKFEDVKILAVDLDPSRLEVSDDRVKKFKCDVSSSENVDKIFKEAEKVLGGIDIFYANAGFAYYEEIKNPDWKRIEKIFQTNVFSAIYGLQKIQAEYSNPVYYIITASAMSFLSIPGYALYSATKAAVHSFAEAFRFELKKPHRLMIVYPIATRTNFFDAAGKKVPVPFPSQTPKQVASAVVSGIRRNKKKVLPSKIFTLMMFADRFLIYPLRMYQIIENWKRKRALN
- a CDS encoding adenylate/guanylate cyclase domain-containing protein, which translates into the protein MPIKDYLPKFLCNILDITDRSKMDDSVRKVLENEEIIGAYVSNAFRYLLLIFFAAQLALNWKSGDALVNGIAFGIFTVVTIGHSYVIRTCTHWAIKGFSYLALVADFFVISSLLLYYTLHENSFDLGFAIKNPIMNFLFFPLAFSLIQFRLRYVVLSVILFYLVYFGIFSYALIYDKMVFAKDWGDYVMGPNVLVTDALFGRPMVYLILAFFFSFGILRTLIMIRRIGEGEAQRSLLSRYFSPGMVEEMMTNPNVLEGRRQTATILFTDIRNFTALSENMDPIELSRFLSSIRETLTDCVFEFGGTLDKYIGDAVMATFGTPYPSADPASDAIRALQCGQKMLEKLGEFNKARGSKGLEPVRIGIGIHTGEVFSGNIETSRRAEFTVIGDAVNTASRIESLTKNFGKELLVSEETWKLAGANFRGETLPPVQVKGKEKPVTVVAVGA
- the groES gene encoding co-chaperone GroES, which translates into the protein MAIKPLGDRVLVEPKQEAEEKIGSIFVPDTAKEKPQEGKVVEVGSGRYEDGKLIPLEVKAGDVVLYGKYSGTEIKSEGKEYLIIRESDILAIVKK